In Cryptomeria japonica chromosome 10, Sugi_1.0, whole genome shotgun sequence, a genomic segment contains:
- the LOC131059876 gene encoding cytochrome P450 78A4 — MENRAASCGGAAGWWIYLLVPRSCNRPISYFFDCLHGDKYDICAWKYFAILLAALPCVVILSWWSTGGCAWTRKKKKIPGPRGWPIIGSLMEMSGGQAHRNLAHLATIHGAKRLMAFSLGSTRAVITSDPDVARELLSSPNFADRPLKQSAQQLMFGRAIGFAPNGDYWRMLRRISATHLFSPQRIAFHEPGRQADCSKMLCDIRNEFACRGTVGLRPHLQAAAMNNIIGSVFGLWLGDDGEGRKVREMVDEGFEILGEFNWADHLPWLQPLDPLRIHARCARLVPRVRAFVQHIIDQHQESTVPRKTADSDFVDVLLSLQGDDKLNNDDIIAVLWEMIFRGTDTVALFTEWTMAELVLNEEIQARAQAELEAVVGRDRSVRDEDIARLPYLQAVVKESLRLHPPGPLLSWSRLCTDDVDIAGGMHVPAGTTAIVNMWSITHDPEIWESPYEFRPERFLEQKVNVLGNDLRLAPFGAGRRVCPGKALGLTTVHLWVAKLLHHYKWVPSPQYPIDLTEVLKLSSQMAIPLTATPTSTNPY, encoded by the exons atggagaACCGTGCCGCGAGCTGTGGTGGAGCAGCAGGATGGTGGATATATCTACTAGTTCCCCGGAGTTGCAATAGACCTATCTCATATTTCTTTGATTGCCTTCATGGCGATAAATATGATATCTGTGCATGGAAGTACTTTGCGATTCTGCTTGCTGCTCTGCCTTGTGTAGTGATCCTGTCCTGGTGGAGTACTGGGGGGTGTGCATGGAccagaaagaagaaaaagattccAGGGCCCAGAGGATGGCCAATAATTGGAAGTCTAATGGAAATGAGTGGCGGTCAAGCTCACCGTAATCTTGCTCACTTGGCCACTATTCATGGGGCTAAAAGGCTGATGGCCTTCAGCTTGGGCTCCACCCGCGCCGTCATAACCTCCGATCCAGATGTGGCCAGGGAGCTCTTGAGCTCTCCTAACTTCGCTGACAGGCCCCTCAAACAATCAGCCCAGCAACTAATGTTTGGGAGAGCAATAGGCTTTGCACCCAACGGTGACTACTGGAGGATGTTGCGTAGGATTTCAGCTACTCATCTCTTTAGTCCACAAAGAATTGCTTTCCACGAACCCGGGCGTCAAGCCGATTGCTCGAAGATGCTGTGTGACATAAGAAATGAGTTCGCATGCAGAGGTACCGTCGGTCTCCGTCCACATCTCCAAGCGGCGGCTATGAACAACATCATTGGAAGCGTGTTTGGTCTATGGTTGGGCGATGACGGAGAAGGCAGGAAGGTGAGAGAGATGGTGGACGAGGGGTTTGAAATCCTTGGGGAATTTAACTGGGCCGATCATCTGCCGTGGCTGCAACCGCTTGACCCTCTGCGAATCCATGCCCGTTGCGCTCGACTGGTGCCCCGCGTTAGGGCTTTCGTTCAACACATCATCGACCAACATCAAGAGTCCACCGTGCCGAGAAAGACCGCAGATTCAGATTTCGTGGATGTGCTCCTTTCACTTCAAGGAGACGACAAGCTAAACAACGATGACATCATCGCAGTTCTTTGG GAGATGATATTCCGAGGCACAGACACGGTGGCTCTATTTACAGAGTGGACCATGGCGGAGTTGGTACTGAACGAAGAAATACAAGCCCGAGCTCAGGCTGAGCTGGAGGCAGTAGTAGGGCGGGATAGAAGCGTGCGGGACGAggacatagcaaggcttccatacCTGCAAGCGGTCGTAAAAGAGAGTTTGCGATTGCATCCACCGGGGCCTCTGCTATCGTGGTCGCGCTTGTGCACGGATGACGTTGATATAGCAGGTGGTATGCATGTTCCGGCCGGGACGACAGCCATTGTTAACATGTGGTCCATAACACATGACCCGGAGATCTGGGAATCGCCTTATGAATTCCGGCCAGAGAGATTTCTTGAGCAGAAAGTAAACGTTTTGGGTAATGATTTGAGGCTTGCTCCCTTCGGTGCGGGTCGGCGAGTATGCCCGGGAAAGGCTCTGGGCCTCACCACTGTTCATCTCTGGGTAGCGAAATTACTCCACCATTACAAGTGGGTTCCTTCTCCTCAATATCCCATAGATCTGACCGAGGTTCTCAAGTTGTCCTCCCAGATGGCCATTCCCCTTACTGCGACTCCCACATCCACAAACCCTTATTGA